In the genome of Dermacentor silvarum isolate Dsil-2018 chromosome 1, BIME_Dsil_1.4, whole genome shotgun sequence, one region contains:
- the LOC119436818 gene encoding uncharacterized protein LOC119436818, whose protein sequence is MFQSTKVVFLVDVASFFSREDRLNVADYQQAVNAVKYCCLKFLTHFGTNRTRWGYKFYNSNGLARQRMEKRLFCEFNLETFEDFEDDLVRRFEHYRQACDAIDRSGSRNVPEKDPPCSVLRAALTQIFSEYQWDAPSLSSPVKWKSRKRKRNCVSETCEGEEDVNYVFNISPCPHTDDDVAAFLGRLPTVDGDVADEILPAHVRRLLFASASAKFFWIDTTSLEAAFDHGTTASPKLRSAITALGGDVICITTLVAAGSVCLGQDGQVATQGPLSAVPFCDVADFYFSTAIGVKAQQQMTPVVYNGTHIGSAVLCQNSSRLTEEPVAAEDCKEIRILCRIGQNAKLCIFQSTRVQIFRCVGTSLHTYSKTPATALSEMLSCLANDNSALFVELSFNHSCIRHSGFLFPIDHTSFSVHIVTEPDLLTPKALLENAGSEFADGNRRVMERIGILRRSSDCPRLEKPFAAHVLEKWFVPVSIDCVTDVSNKQEHSTSQDFMLRMLRRECRTKLPVSKGKGEHRLMSDQPKRPVSVLNMRRCLSASFPVTSASEANIESTSFSQTAPVATPCCDVDQLVIQLKECYDAALDAELPASLLTCAQNIVSVVKRFAESQESDISSGETACKVLRTHFTLSCVQIAEKYGNLKDDDSFKRRVREYQLQALLALEEEVNFQPAGNCVERVTSLLRTLSFIYNPACASEFLKGVVSSTYLATLKDILIEIGDELNIQILSTELDTSLASEGDLFQLGSVPSVQSQESYLSSIPSSIILQRGADNANAAENKALARVDLSQPLALEKRQIVVKQAFSKHRANDSKVSKKHAKSARTEDAHSNENEVHTKKKSQRGIISTPKAKRRRVLKTTFVPETPHGKQGRKAVQRRQELLRQKCSVTITLPVVEETPEKKHLSRPTTSTSQTPVKYAAAEILSHAEVQYAQSSMTPKRSLRPKMLFSHVQATPPEWNSSECLFSSPISNISPGVVEQLEKTPKKFISRGSELKAGNEQPCTLTPRRRVSKKLLSSPSTPKTALNCVSIVDSSPAAKRMLSKSPIATLRRQTLFPKTETPRQLFSIKSHESSPIKIVDSLDIVVAAQTSSDVQSGSTSTEQILRADKAVLTVTSASSETSVGSPVLPECTSRFTRSKSRETGLSPNELFVLSQRSPVKKENHVSKKRGNKTVGCAVLKDNDQTPRPSVTKKVSYTPPSALSLLHLTSSPMLLKKSK, encoded by the coding sequence ATGTTTCAGTCGACGAAAGTAGTATTCTTGGTGGATGTGGCGTCGTTCTTCAGCCGCGAAGACCGATTAAATGTCGCTGACTACCAGCAGGCCGTGAACGCGGTCAAATACTGCTGTCTGAAGTTTCTCACGCACTTCGGCACAAACAGGACCCGGTGGGGCTACAAGTTTTACAACAGCAATGGCCTTGCCCGTCAGCGTATGGAGAAGCGCCTCTTCTGCGAGTTTAACCTGGAAACTTTCGAAGATTTCGAGGACGATCTCGTCAGGCGGTTTGAACACTACAGGCAAGCATGCGATGCAATTGATCGCAGTGGTTCTCGCAACGTACCCGAAAAAGATCCCCCCTGCAGTGTGCTGCGTGCTGCACTGACGCAGATATTCTCCGAATACCAGTGGGACGCTCCTAGCCTTTCATCTCCCGTCAAGTGGAAATCAAGAAAACGCAAGAGAAACTGTGTGAGTGAAACCTGCGAAGGTGAAGAGGATGTCAACTACGTATTTAACATCTCGCCTTGCCCGCATACGGACGACGACGTTGCCGCCTTCTTGGGCAGGCTGCCCACTGTCGATGGGGATGTTGCGGATGAAATTCTCCCTGCCCATGTCCGTCGCCTGCTCTTCGCCAGCGCGTCAGCCAAGTTTTTCTGGATTGATACGACATCCCTGGAAGCCGCCTTTGACCATGGCACGACGGCTAGCCCCAAGCTTCGGAGTGCTATAACGGCTCTTGGCGGAGACGTTATATGCATAAcgacgcttgttgctgctggaaGTGTTTGTCTAGGCCAAGACGGTCAGGTAGCGACACAAGGGCCCCTTAGTGCTGTTCCTTTTTGTGATGTGGCTGACTTTTACTTTTCGACGGCCATCGGGGTCAAGGCTCAACAGCAGATGACTCCCGTAGTTTATAACGGGACCCACATTGGATCGGCTGTGCTGTGCCAGAATTCCTCCCGCCTGACCGAGGAGCCTGTCGCTGCGGAAGACTGCAAAGAGATACGGATCTTGTGTAGGATAGGACAAAATGCTAAATTGTGCATTTTTCAGTCCACTCGGGTACAAATATTTCGCTGTGTTGGCACTAGTTTGCATACATACTCAAAGACTCCTGCCACTGCACTGAGTGAAATGCTGTCCTGTCTTGCAAATGACAACAGTGCACTTTTTGTTGAACTGTCATTCAACCACTCATGTATCAGACACTCTGGTTTTCTGTTCCCCATTGACCACACTTCATTTTCTGTGCACATTGTTACAGAGCCAGACCTGTTGACACCAAAGGCATTGTTAGAAAATGCTGGCAGTGAATTTGCAGATGGTAACAGACGTGTAATGGAACGAATTGGCATCCTGCGGAGAAGTAGTGATTGTCCACGTTTGGAAAAGCCTTTTGCAGCACATGTACTTGAAAAGTGGTTTGTTCCTGTTTCCATCGATTGTGTAACTGATGTTAGCAACAAACAGGAGCATTCCACCTCTCAAGACTTCATGCTCAGAATGCTACGACGAGAGTGCCGGACAAAACTCCCAGTCAGCAAGGGCAAGGGTGAACATCGACTTATGAGTGATCAGCCTAAGCGACCAGTGTCTGTACTTAATATGCGCAGATGCCTTAGTGCCTCTTTTCCTGTTACGTCTGCATCAGAAGCAAACATTGAAAGCACTTCATTTAGCCAAACTGCACCCGTTGCAACACCTTGCTGTGATGTTGACCAACTTGTCATTCAGCTCAAGGAATGTTATGATGCTGCACTTGATGCAGAATTGCCAGCATCATTGTTGACATGTGCCCAGAACATTGTCAGTGTGGTCAAGCGGTTTGCTGAGAGTCAAGAAAGTGATATAAGTAGTGGTGAAACTGCTTGCAAGGTGCTTAGGACTCACTTTACTTTGAGCTGTGTTCAAATTGCAGAGAAGTATGGGAATCTTAAAGATGACGACAGCTTCAAGCGCCGTGTTCGTGAATATCAGCTGCAAGCTCTGTTGGCATTGGAGGAGGAGGTGAACTTTCAACCAGCGGGCAATTGTGTGGAAAGAGTAACATCCCTGCTTCGGACACTTTCCTTCATCTACAACCCAGCATGTGCTAGTGAATTCTTGAAAGGTGTTGTGAGCAGCACCTATCTAGCAACCCTTAAAGACATACTTATTGAGATTGGAGACGAACTAAACATTCAGATTCTTTCCACCGAGCTTGACACTTCGCTTGCTTCTGAAGGGGACCTTTTTCAGCTGGGTTCTGTTCCCTCTGTGCAGTCACAGGAATCTTATCTGTCAAGTATTCCATCGTCAATCATCTTACAGCGAGGTGCTGATAATGCTAATGCAGCAGAGAACAAAGCCTTAGCAAGAGTAGATCTCTCGCAGCCGCTAGCACTCGAAAAACGTCAAATTGTGGTAAAGCAGGCTTTCTCAAAGCACAGAGCAAATGATTCCAAAGTGTCAAAAAAACATGCAAAAAGTGCAAGGACAGAGGATGCACATAGTAATGAAAATGAAGTACATACCAAGAAAAAGTCACAAAGGGGCATAATTTCAACACCAAAAGCAAAGCGTCGTCGTGTTCTAAAGACAACATTTGTACCAGAGACACCTCATGGAAAACAAGGACGAAAAGCTGTTCAGCGTCGGCAAGAGTTGCTGAGGCAAAAATGTAGTGTTACCATCACACTGCCAGTAGTAGAGGAAACTCCTGAAAAGAAACACTTATCTCGACCAACAACTTCAACATCTCAGACCCCAGTTAAATATGCTGCTGCAGAAATACTGAGCCATGCTGAAGTGCAGTATGCTCAGAGCAGCATGACACCAAAGAGAAGCCTACGGCCAAAGATGCTTTTTTCTCATGTGCAAGCAACACCGCCTGAGTGGAACAGTTCGGAATGCCTCTTCAGCTCTCCCATTAGCAATATCTCTCCTGGTGTTGTTGAGCAGCTTGAGAAGACACCCAAAAAATTTATTAGTAGGGGCAGCGAGCTAAAGGCAGGAAATGAACAACCGTGTACCTTAACGCCACGTAGAAGAGTTTCAAAGAAGCTTCTGAGTTCTCCTTCAACACCGAAGACAGCACTTAACTGTGTCAGCATTGTTGATTCATCTCCAGCTGCCAAACGAATGCTCTCAAAGTCGCCAATTGCCACTTTGAGAAGGCAAACATTGTTCCCAAAGACTGAAACACCAAGACAGTTGTTCAGTATAAAGAGCCATGAAAGCTCGCCAATTAAGATTGTGGACTCTTTGGACATTGTAGTGGCAGCTCAGACTAGCTCTGACGTCCAGTCAGGTTCCACCTCTACAGAACAAATTCTACGAGCAGACAAAGCCGTGCTGACTGTAACTTCTGCGTCATCAGAAACCTCAGTTGGCTCACCAGTGTTACCAGAATGCACGTCTCGCTTTACAAGGAGCAAATCGCGGGAAACAGGCCTTTCACCAAATGAACTGTTTGTGTTATCACAGAGGAGCCCAGTGAAAAAGGAAAATCATGTGTCTAAGAAGAGAGGGAACAAAACAGTGGGCTGTGCTGTGCTAAAAGACAATGACCAAACTCCAAGACCGAGTGTGACAAAAAAAGTTTCGTACACTCCTCCTTCTGCATTGAGTTTGTTACACCTTACTAGCTCTCCCATGCTGTTAAAAAAGAGCAAATGA
- the LOC119437433 gene encoding uncharacterized protein LOC119437433 codes for MSRPLPPFTYLPSHLFVVAVQTCLQKLLSDIFLGRPASEKRLYYQLLCTNGSAPAIYGLPKIHKNETPLRPIVDFTRSPLNRLSRYLHRILAPLAGKTETHLRNTSDFISKVKGISVDEDEVIVSFDVCSLFTSIPVDLAVETSRRLRHGDPTLQDRTSLDVTELCALLRFCLSNTYFSYNGAFYKQVFGTAMGASISVTTANLTMEALEAKALESFQPRPKVFLRYVDDCFCVIDKKDMQRFLDCLNGVEPSIKFTVEEEKYGCLHFLDALVKRAPTGLSFSVYRKPTHSGRYLGFESVHPMVHKRPVVRSLVERACRTCSDESSLQEELEIIEAELTRNG; via the coding sequence ATGTCGCGACCATTGCCGCCATTCACCTACCTCCCCTcacacctgtttgttgtggctgTTCAAACATGCTTGCAAAAGCTTCTATCGGACATCTTCCTGGGACGTCCGGCGTCAGAGAAGAGGCTATACTATCAACTTCTCTGCACGAATGGTTCTGCTCCCGCCATCTACGGATTGCCAAAAATCCACAAAAACGAGACGCCACTTAGGCCCATCGTCGACTTCACGAGGTCGCCCCTGAACCGCCTCTCAAGGTATCTTCATAGGATCCTAGCTCCCCTCGCAGGCAAGACGGAAACTCACCTCCGGAACACAAGCGACTTCATAAGTAAGGTGAAAGGCATCAGCGTGGATGAAGACGAAGTAATCGTGTCGTTCGACGTATGCTCTCTGTTCACAAGCATTCCGGTCGATCTTGCCGTAGAAACCTCGAGACGCTTGCGCCACGGCGACCCGACATTGCAAGATCGCACGTCGTTGGACGTCACTGAGCTCTGCGCCTTGTTACGGTTTTGTTTGTCCAACACGTACTTCTCGTACAATGGCGCATTCTACAAGCAAGTTTTCGGTACCGCTATGGGAGCATCCATTTCAGTCACGACGGCAAACTTAACTATGGAAGCACTTGAAGCCAAGGCCTTGGAGTCATTTCAGCCCAGACCAAAAGTCTTCTTGAGATACGTTGATGATTGCTTCTGCGTCATAGACAAGAAGGACATGCAACGTTTCCTTGACTGCCTAAATGGCGTCGAGCCGTCCATCAAGTTTACGGTGGAAGAAGAAAAATACGGTTGCCTGCATTTCTTGGACGCACTGGTAAAACGTGCTCCCACCGGCCTCAGCTTCAGCGTGTACCGAAAGCCAACTCACTCTGGCAGATACCTCGGCTTCGAGTCGGTTCATCCGATGGTCCACAAACGCCCAGTGGTCCGTTCTTTAGTTGAACGGGCCTGTCGCACATGTTCCGATGAGAGCAGCCTGCAAGAAGAGCTTGAGATCATTGAAGCCGAACTAACGAGAAATGGGTAA